One genomic region from Chrysemys picta bellii isolate R12L10 chromosome 16, ASM1138683v2, whole genome shotgun sequence encodes:
- the LOC122174775 gene encoding uncharacterized protein LOC122174775 produces MSTQWRHKPSSRLPLRRCPSLPTRSPCQPGPAPPQLCRCPSLPTRSPCQPCPAPPSPAGAPHSRPAAPASPALPPPSPAGAPHSRPAAPASPALPPPALPVPLTPDPQPLPAQPCPPQLCRCPSLPTRSPCQPCPAPPSPAGAPHSRPAAPASPALPPPSSAGAPHSRPAAPASPALPPPQLCRCPLLPTRSPPSPALPVPLTLDPQPPQPSPGPPSSARAPHSRPAAPASPALTPPALLVPLTPIPSQGQALCFFRPPARCGGGGWGRVCLCIYCTRFPEPLISALQSLTVLGVKVQFKGLRVSNGDLSPAKLASRPPRGCGSGVRGTGRAGGCGSGVRGTGRAGRGRTGLVGGLRVKSEGHPWGSVQREGWRGIVYSK; encoded by the coding sequence ATGAGTACACAATGGAGACATAAACCCAGCTCCCGCCTGccgctccgccggtgcccctcactcccgacccgcagcccctgccagcccggccctgcccccccccagctctgccggtgcccctcactcccgacccgcagcccctgccagccctgccctgccccccccagccctgccggtgcccctcactcccgccccgcagcccctgccagcccggccctgcccccccccagccctgccggtgcccctcactcccgccccgcagcccctgccagccctgccctgccccccccagctctgccggtgcccctcactcccgacccgcagcccctgccagcccagccctgccccccccagctctgccggtgcccctcactcccgacccgcagcccctgccagccctgccctgccccccccagccctgccggtgcccctcactcccgacccgcagcccctgccagccctgccctgcccccccccagctctgccggtgcccctcactcccgacccgcagcccctgccagcccagccctgccccccccccagctctgccggtgccccttactcccgacccgcagcccccccagcccagctctgccggtgcccctcactctcgacccgcagcccccccagcccagccctgggccccccagctctgcccgtgcccctcactcccgacccgcagcccctgccagccctgccctcaccccccccgctctgctggtgcccctcactcccatcccCAGTCAGGGACAGGCCTTGTGTTTCTTCAGGCCCCCTGCccggtgcgggggtgggggttgggggcgggTGTGTCTGTGTATCTATTGCACCAGATTCCCTGAACCCCTTATCTCAGCTCTCCAGAGTCTAACAGTCCTTGGTGTCAAGGTGCAATTTAAGGGCCTGAGGGTCAGCAATGGTGACCTGAGCCCAGCCAAGCTGGCAAGCCGGCctcccaggggctgcgggtcaggagtgaggggcaccggcagagctgggggctgcgggtcgggagtgaggggcaccggcagagctgggaggggcaggactgggctggtgggggggctgcgggtcaagAGTGAGGGGCACCCATGGGGCTCCGTGCAGCGGGAGGGCTGGCGGGGAATTGTTTATAGTAAATAA
- the LOC112059111 gene encoding insulin receptor substrate 1-like isoform X2, which yields MEEAAGEGDPPVADVRLCGHLRKQKSQRRRFFVLRAPSERGPARLEYYESEKKFRAGGARPKRSFPLASALNINKRADARHRHLIVLYGRDGTFGVAAESPEQQEAWYCAMTELRAKGLSQPGSGAAWPFREVWQVSLRPKGLGQARNLVGVHRLCLAESTVELVQLGAPAPCLLLQLLSVRRCGHSENYFFLEVGRSAATGPGELWMQVEDLVVARHIHETILEAMKRLSEECRVRGRGQASAPISVPARRLPPAQLPGSGRRLPDGDYALASSDEGGSSSPGEGRPTGSPEPAGSPEGRAPSCKRPSLPPLALGTGAGRRKPGWCPESGYMAMLPGAALPGAGQPDYVPMSPSGVSPPRGEAAGYMLMSPSGSWAPEYVNMSPLWRSASSTPLRRSPPPGAPGEAPCPFRSLPRTYKHGAQLAVPGRLSSCSSSTSSESLEEPVSLSPGEYVSIEYRPGPGQPARAEPGRRRCRERGIPAWEEPGLNYVALDLARGGGGPDGSPRAAGGPSPQAYASIDFHRSQELQGRRGGRDGPEC from the exons ATGGAGGAGGCGGCCGGTGAGGGCGACCCGCCCGTGGCCGACGTCCGTCTGTGCGGGCACCTGCGGAAGCAGAAGTCCCAGCGGCGCCGGTTTTTCGTGCTGCGGGCGCCCAGCGAGCGGGGACCGGCCCGCCTGGAGTACTACGAGAGCGAGAAGAAATTCAGGGCTGGCGGCGCCCGCCCCAAACGCAGCTTCCCCCTGGCCAGTGCCCTGAACATCAACAAGCGGGCGGACGCCCGGCACCGGCACCTCATCGTGCTGTACGGCCGGGATGGCACCTTCGGGGTGGCGGCCGAgagcccagagcagcaggaggccTGGTACTGCGCCATGACAGAGCTGCGCGCCAAGG GCCTGtcgcagccggggagcggggcggcgTGGCCCTTCCGGGAGGTGTGGCAGGTGAGCCTGCGccccaaggggctggggcaggccagGAACCTGGTGGGCGTGCACCGGCTGTGCCTGGCGGAGAGCACGGTGGAGCTGGTGCAGCTCGGCGCCCCGGCCCCCTGcctactgctgcagctgctgagTGTCCGGCGTTGCGGCCATTCGGAGAACTACTTCTTCCTGGAGGTGGGGCGCTCGGCCGCCACGGGCCCCGGCGAGCTGTGGATGCAGGTGGAGGACCTGGTGGTGGCCCGGCACATCCACGAAACCATCCTGGAGGCCATGAAGCGGCTGAGTGAGGAGTGCCGGGTGCGAGGCCGCGGCCAGGCCTCCGCCCCCATCTCGGTGCCGGCCCGgcgcctgccccctgcccagctgccGGGCTCCGGGCGCCGCCTGCCCGACGGGGACTACGCCCTGGCGTCGTCGGACGAGGGCGGATCCTCCAGCCCCGGAGAGGGGCGCCCGACGGGCAGCCCAGAGCCGGCAGGCTCCCCGGAGGGGCGGGCGCCCAGCTGCAAGCGGCCGTCGCTGCCCCCCTTGGCGCTGGGCACAGGCGCCGGGCGGAGGAAGCCAGGGTGGTGCCCAGAGTCCGGCTACATGGCCATGCTGCCCGGGGCAGCCCTGCCGGGCGCGGGGCAGCCGGATTACGTGCCCATGAGCCCCAGCGGCGTCTCTCCGCCCCGGGGCGAAGCCGCCGGGTACATGCTCATGTCCCCCAGCGGGAGCTGGGCGCCCGAGTACGTGAACATGTCCCCGCTGTGGCGCTCGGCCAGCAGCACCCCCCTGCGCCGCAGCCCCCCGCCCGGCGCCCCCGGGGAggccccctgccccttccgctCCCTGCCGCGCACCTACAAGCACGGGGCCCAGCTGGCCGTGCCCGGGCgcctctcctcctgctcctcctccaccagcagTGAGAGCTTGGAGGAGCCGGTGTCCCTGAGCCCCGGGGAGTACGTCAGCATCGAAtaccggcccggcccgggccaGCCGGCGAGGGCGGAGCCCGGCAGGCggcgctgcagggagcggggcatcCCCGCCTGGGAGGAGCCGGGACTCAACTACGTTGCCCTGGACCtggcccggggaggaggcggcccGGATGGGAGCCCCCGGGCGGCCGGTGGCCCCAGCCCCCAGGCCTACGCCAGCATCGACTTCCACCgctcccaggagctgcagggacgacGGGGCGGAAGGGACGGGCCAG
- the LOC112059111 gene encoding insulin receptor substrate 1-like isoform X3, with amino-acid sequence MIRAQRWRETLGTPEARYPERGLSQPGSGAAWPFREVWQVSLRPKGLGQARNLVGVHRLCLAESTVELVQLGAPAPCLLLQLLSVRRCGHSENYFFLEVGRSAATGPGELWMQVEDLVVARHIHETILEAMKRLSEECRVRGRGQASAPISVPARRLPPAQLPGSGRRLPDGDYALASSDEGGSSSPGEGRPTGSPEPAGSPEGRAPSCKRPSLPPLALGTGAGRRKPGWCPESGYMAMLPGAALPGAGQPDYVPMSPSGVSPPRGEAAGYMLMSPSGSWAPEYVNMSPLWRSASSTPLRRSPPPGAPGEAPCPFRSLPRTYKHGAQLAVPGRLSSCSSSTSSESLEEPVSLSPGEYVSIEYRPGPGQPARAEPGRRRCRERGIPAWEEPGLNYVALDLARGGGGPDGSPRAAGGPSPQAYASIDFHRSQELQGRRGGRDGPAVLFLSSCLARGPWLTSCPREC; translated from the exons ATGATCCGGGCGCAGAGGTGGCGTGAAACGCTGGGCACCCCCGAAGCTCGGTACCCCGAAAGAG GCCTGtcgcagccggggagcggggcggcgTGGCCCTTCCGGGAGGTGTGGCAGGTGAGCCTGCGccccaaggggctggggcaggccagGAACCTGGTGGGCGTGCACCGGCTGTGCCTGGCGGAGAGCACGGTGGAGCTGGTGCAGCTCGGCGCCCCGGCCCCCTGcctactgctgcagctgctgagTGTCCGGCGTTGCGGCCATTCGGAGAACTACTTCTTCCTGGAGGTGGGGCGCTCGGCCGCCACGGGCCCCGGCGAGCTGTGGATGCAGGTGGAGGACCTGGTGGTGGCCCGGCACATCCACGAAACCATCCTGGAGGCCATGAAGCGGCTGAGTGAGGAGTGCCGGGTGCGAGGCCGCGGCCAGGCCTCCGCCCCCATCTCGGTGCCGGCCCGgcgcctgccccctgcccagctgccGGGCTCCGGGCGCCGCCTGCCCGACGGGGACTACGCCCTGGCGTCGTCGGACGAGGGCGGATCCTCCAGCCCCGGAGAGGGGCGCCCGACGGGCAGCCCAGAGCCGGCAGGCTCCCCGGAGGGGCGGGCGCCCAGCTGCAAGCGGCCGTCGCTGCCCCCCTTGGCGCTGGGCACAGGCGCCGGGCGGAGGAAGCCAGGGTGGTGCCCAGAGTCCGGCTACATGGCCATGCTGCCCGGGGCAGCCCTGCCGGGCGCGGGGCAGCCGGATTACGTGCCCATGAGCCCCAGCGGCGTCTCTCCGCCCCGGGGCGAAGCCGCCGGGTACATGCTCATGTCCCCCAGCGGGAGCTGGGCGCCCGAGTACGTGAACATGTCCCCGCTGTGGCGCTCGGCCAGCAGCACCCCCCTGCGCCGCAGCCCCCCGCCCGGCGCCCCCGGGGAggccccctgccccttccgctCCCTGCCGCGCACCTACAAGCACGGGGCCCAGCTGGCCGTGCCCGGGCgcctctcctcctgctcctcctccaccagcagTGAGAGCTTGGAGGAGCCGGTGTCCCTGAGCCCCGGGGAGTACGTCAGCATCGAAtaccggcccggcccgggccaGCCGGCGAGGGCGGAGCCCGGCAGGCggcgctgcagggagcggggcatcCCCGCCTGGGAGGAGCCGGGACTCAACTACGTTGCCCTGGACCtggcccggggaggaggcggcccGGATGGGAGCCCCCGGGCGGCCGGTGGCCCCAGCCCCCAGGCCTACGCCAGCATCGACTTCCACCgctcccaggagctgcagggacgacGGGGCGGAAGGGACGGGCCAG
- the LOC112059111 gene encoding insulin receptor substrate 1-like isoform X1 codes for MEEAAGEGDPPVADVRLCGHLRKQKSQRRRFFVLRAPSERGPARLEYYESEKKFRAGGARPKRSFPLASALNINKRADARHRHLIVLYGRDGTFGVAAESPEQQEAWYCAMTELRAKGLSQPGSGAAWPFREVWQVSLRPKGLGQARNLVGVHRLCLAESTVELVQLGAPAPCLLLQLLSVRRCGHSENYFFLEVGRSAATGPGELWMQVEDLVVARHIHETILEAMKRLSEECRVRGRGQASAPISVPARRLPPAQLPGSGRRLPDGDYALASSDEGGSSSPGEGRPTGSPEPAGSPEGRAPSCKRPSLPPLALGTGAGRRKPGWCPESGYMAMLPGAALPGAGQPDYVPMSPSGVSPPRGEAAGYMLMSPSGSWAPEYVNMSPLWRSASSTPLRRSPPPGAPGEAPCPFRSLPRTYKHGAQLAVPGRLSSCSSSTSSESLEEPVSLSPGEYVSIEYRPGPGQPARAEPGRRRCRERGIPAWEEPGLNYVALDLARGGGGPDGSPRAAGGPSPQAYASIDFHRSQELQGRRGGRDGPAVLFLSSCLARGPWLTSCPREC; via the exons ATGGAGGAGGCGGCCGGTGAGGGCGACCCGCCCGTGGCCGACGTCCGTCTGTGCGGGCACCTGCGGAAGCAGAAGTCCCAGCGGCGCCGGTTTTTCGTGCTGCGGGCGCCCAGCGAGCGGGGACCGGCCCGCCTGGAGTACTACGAGAGCGAGAAGAAATTCAGGGCTGGCGGCGCCCGCCCCAAACGCAGCTTCCCCCTGGCCAGTGCCCTGAACATCAACAAGCGGGCGGACGCCCGGCACCGGCACCTCATCGTGCTGTACGGCCGGGATGGCACCTTCGGGGTGGCGGCCGAgagcccagagcagcaggaggccTGGTACTGCGCCATGACAGAGCTGCGCGCCAAGG GCCTGtcgcagccggggagcggggcggcgTGGCCCTTCCGGGAGGTGTGGCAGGTGAGCCTGCGccccaaggggctggggcaggccagGAACCTGGTGGGCGTGCACCGGCTGTGCCTGGCGGAGAGCACGGTGGAGCTGGTGCAGCTCGGCGCCCCGGCCCCCTGcctactgctgcagctgctgagTGTCCGGCGTTGCGGCCATTCGGAGAACTACTTCTTCCTGGAGGTGGGGCGCTCGGCCGCCACGGGCCCCGGCGAGCTGTGGATGCAGGTGGAGGACCTGGTGGTGGCCCGGCACATCCACGAAACCATCCTGGAGGCCATGAAGCGGCTGAGTGAGGAGTGCCGGGTGCGAGGCCGCGGCCAGGCCTCCGCCCCCATCTCGGTGCCGGCCCGgcgcctgccccctgcccagctgccGGGCTCCGGGCGCCGCCTGCCCGACGGGGACTACGCCCTGGCGTCGTCGGACGAGGGCGGATCCTCCAGCCCCGGAGAGGGGCGCCCGACGGGCAGCCCAGAGCCGGCAGGCTCCCCGGAGGGGCGGGCGCCCAGCTGCAAGCGGCCGTCGCTGCCCCCCTTGGCGCTGGGCACAGGCGCCGGGCGGAGGAAGCCAGGGTGGTGCCCAGAGTCCGGCTACATGGCCATGCTGCCCGGGGCAGCCCTGCCGGGCGCGGGGCAGCCGGATTACGTGCCCATGAGCCCCAGCGGCGTCTCTCCGCCCCGGGGCGAAGCCGCCGGGTACATGCTCATGTCCCCCAGCGGGAGCTGGGCGCCCGAGTACGTGAACATGTCCCCGCTGTGGCGCTCGGCCAGCAGCACCCCCCTGCGCCGCAGCCCCCCGCCCGGCGCCCCCGGGGAggccccctgccccttccgctCCCTGCCGCGCACCTACAAGCACGGGGCCCAGCTGGCCGTGCCCGGGCgcctctcctcctgctcctcctccaccagcagTGAGAGCTTGGAGGAGCCGGTGTCCCTGAGCCCCGGGGAGTACGTCAGCATCGAAtaccggcccggcccgggccaGCCGGCGAGGGCGGAGCCCGGCAGGCggcgctgcagggagcggggcatcCCCGCCTGGGAGGAGCCGGGACTCAACTACGTTGCCCTGGACCtggcccggggaggaggcggcccGGATGGGAGCCCCCGGGCGGCCGGTGGCCCCAGCCCCCAGGCCTACGCCAGCATCGACTTCCACCgctcccaggagctgcagggacgacGGGGCGGAAGGGACGGGCCAG